The Bacteroidota bacterium region GTGGCCGTGAGGTCGCCCGTGTAGAGCGAGCGCGTTCCCGCACCCACCGGATAGCTGAACGCGTCGACCTTGCGGGTGGTCTGTAGCGCCGGCAGCGCGGTCCCGCCAGGCAGCGGCTGCGACGCCGTGAGCCGGGCCCCACTCTCCAGTTCGAGGTCCTGGTCGTACGCCTCGAACTCGCCGCCCGCGCTGAAATCGAGCAGACCCGCGAGCGGAAGCACCGCGAGCGCCCCGTTGCCGAGGTTGTCCTCCGGGTTCGAAGGCAGCTCAATCGGGACGTTCACGAAGAGGCTACCGCCATCGGCGAAGAATTCGTCGAGGAAGTTGGCAATCAGCGTGAGGTTGTTGCCGATGGTCCGGTTGGTGGCGTTGTTCGAGACCCAGTAGATGTGGTCCCAGAACCGCAGTGTTTCGCGAAGCGTCGGGTCCGGGTTGGTCGGGAGGTTTTCGCTGTAGAGCAGCACGACGCTCGACCCGCTCTGGAACGGCTCGGCGAGGTACCACTCGTCGTAGGCCCCCGCGCCGGCATACTCGTCGAGGATCGCAGCGTGGTAGGGCAGCACCAGGGTGTTTCGGCTCGTCCGAAAGTCGTTGACCAGGAGGATCGGGCTGGTGACCCGCTGCGCGTACCACGTCTCGCCCGCTTCGGGGTCAGGGTCGGGATAGACGGCGGTCTCGCTTCGGAAGCCCGCTGCGTCGAGTGCGCGGAGGTACAGCGTGTTCGGAGCGTCCGTCAGGAAACCCGGCAGGCGCACGTCCGACGGAGCCCCACCCCGGCCGAGGAGCAGGCGCGCCTCCGACTCCGGCGCGCGCGGATCGGACGCGACGAGCGTGAGGAAGTCCGTCTCGGCCGGCAGCCGGACGAACCCGGCCGTCGTATCGTTGAGCGCGACTTCGATGGCCTCGAGGTTGGCAATCCCGTCGAGGTCGTCGGCGGTGAAGGCGAAGGAGGCGGCGGGCCACGTCGTGTCCGGTGGCACCTCGGTAGCGCTCAGGCGCAGCGTCGGCGGCGAGTTGCGCACCGGGAACACGGTACGCGCCGGGGTGGGGTCGGTCAGGCCGTCGTTGTCGATGGAGCGCACCTCGAAGGCCACGTTCGCCACCGGCGCTCCTTGGGGAATCGGCAACAGCACGAGCGAGTCGCGGGAGGCCGTGCGCGCCCACCCAGCCTCGGCACCGATAGTCCCGGTCTCGCTCTCGTCGTAGAACCGGATCTCGTAGGCCTCGACGAAACCGTCGGGGTCGGTCCCCGACCAGTTGACCTCGACGAGGCTCGTGAAGCGCTGGTCCGGGTCGAGGACCTCGGTGAGGTCGGCCACCTGGACAGCCAGTTCGGTCTCGGGCGGGAGGTTTCCCGCCGCCGTGCCCTCAATCCCGCTGTCGCACGCGGCCAAGAGCGCGGGCACGGCGAGGAGGACGAAGCCGAGGAGGCGGGCAACCTGTCGGTTTGTAACACCTCCAGCGTAGGAATGCACTTTCACGTTGAAACCTTTCACACGTCATCCCCGCGCAGGCGGGGATCCATCGGTTAGCAAGCCCTGTGGATTCCCGCCTGCGCGGGAATGACTATTTGTTGTAGGAAAGAAATCATTCTCGTTCGAGAGACGACGAAGGGGCCGGGCCGCGCAGACCCGGCCCCTCGCCGGCGTTCAGCGTTACTTGACGAGCGTCACGCGGCCCGTGAGGGTCCCCGAGCTCGAGGTGAGGCGGTAGACGTAGACGCCCGCCGCGAGGCCGCGCGCGTCGAGCGTCGCCTCGTAGCGGCCCGCCGCCAGTTCCGTCTCAACGAGCGTGGCGACCTGGCGGCCGAGCGCGTCGTAGACCCGGAGCGCGACCGGCCCCGCCTCGCCGACCTCGTACGCGATCGTCGCGGTGCGGGCGAACGGATTCGGGTAGGCGCGGTCGAGGGCGAAACCGCCGGCCGGGGTGCCGGCCTCGTTCGAGACCGGGAAGCCGATGTCGTCGGGGCTCTCGGGGGCCAGCTTGTAGTTGCCGAACGAGAACCACCACAGCCCCTGGATCGCGCCGATGTTCTCGCCGAGCGTGAGGTTCATGATGTTAAAGTCCTGCGGCACCGCGTCGGAGACGTCGTCGGCGCGGAGCTCGTTGTCCTCGGTGCCGTCGGAGGAGAACTGGAACTCGCCGAAGCCTTCCTCGCTGTCGTCGCCGTCGGCGTTGACGTCGGTGATGGTGACGCTGTTGAAGCGGAGCGCGATGCCCTCGTGCGCCTCGGCCACGTCAGCATCCTGGAGGATGTCCGTCGTGACCTCCTTGTAGGGGAACGGCTCGCCGCTGCTGGTCACCGAGAGGGTCGCGTCTTCGAGGCGGGTGACGCCGAAGGCTTCGGCAATCGTGGCCTCCGAGACCGTGACCCGGTCGCCCGGTGCCAGTTCCAGAAGGGCGATGTCCGTCGTGACCTCGACGAAGATGCCGGTCCACGGCGCGAGGCTCTCGTCGTCCTGGAGCGTGAGCAGGCCCGAGGTCGTCACGTCGCTCATCACGACGGCTTCGATATCGATGTTGGTCGTCGTGATCCCGGCGAAGGGGCTACTCCCCGGCCCGCCGCTCGCAGTGAGCTGCACGTCCTCGATGGAATCGATCCCGTCGAAGAGCACGCGGTACGACTGCGTCGCGCTCTCGGACGAGTCGCCCTGGGTGTCGGTGGCGGTGACGGAGTAGGTCACGAACGCCCCGTCGGGGAGGGCCGGAATGTCGCCGGAGAAGACGCCCGAGCCGTTGTCGGTCAGCATCACGGCACCCGTCTCGCCGGTCGACGCCTCGTAGTCGAGCTCGACGCTCGCGATCGGGTTCGAGCCCTGGGTGACTTCGGCCGAGATCGTCACCGGCGCGTTGCCCGGCACGTCGGCCGGCCCGGTGATGCCCCCGAAGATCGGCGGCGAGGCCGTCGCCTGAAGGTCCTCGTCCTCGAACGGCGCGACGGACATGGCGGCG contains the following coding sequences:
- a CDS encoding T9SS type A sorting domain-containing protein, which gives rise to MKTATRLLALVAVLAPVVFSATAEAQTRLTVREIIRVPQANLDQLQSLGASATDSDVDDLIDFEQLGNEVQFTAVVLSNPFNSGLASWNNDASVPGRVHVFVRDTTANSQGYDGMNVQLVDGTASVLDMEVGVVYDIIGTVGEFNNVIQVSPTVFEEVDEYQNLGLPDAIVEPLVISTGDLNRSVGDDLYQANWANFNDLNNQYVRFESAVVEASVADNTGRPNWQFSSAGSDVVVNGDDISLRYRNDRSGDPMVYPNPPYGTRPTDDPYVPPTAGAVIEVQGFAALRAFDFDNDISTAAMSVAPFEDEDLQATASPPIFGGITGPADVPGNAPVTISAEVTQGSNPIASVELDYEASTGETGAVMLTDNGSGVFSGDIPALPDGAFVTYSVTATDTQGDSSESATQSYRVLFDGIDSIEDVQLTASGGPGSSPFAGITTTNIDIEAVVMSDVTTSGLLTLQDDESLAPWTGIFVEVTTDIALLELAPGDRVTVSEATIAEAFGVTRLEDATLSVTSSGEPFPYKEVTTDILQDADVAEAHEGIALRFNSVTITDVNADGDDSEEGFGEFQFSSDGTEDNELRADDVSDAVPQDFNIMNLTLGENIGAIQGLWWFSFGNYKLAPESPDDIGFPVSNEAGTPAGGFALDRAYPNPFARTATIAYEVGEAGPVALRVYDALGRQVATLVETELAAGRYEATLDARGLAAGVYVYRLTSSSGTLTGRVTLVK